A region from the Salicibibacter cibarius genome encodes:
- a CDS encoding HAD family hydrolase yields MIHTLLFDLDDTLLWDKKSISEALLATCNEAWRQAGVESNGLMEAVREVAPSLYEKQSFYPLTTALGINPFEGLWGTFDDIHDVRLREMGTNIRMYQFEVWTEALKKVGIEDFSLARELSGRFIEYRETLPYVYEETFEVLTKMNVPYQLALITNGAPSLQLKKLQMTKALIPHFDRIVISGTFGVGKPDPSIFDHALTQLGADRNQTVMIGDNLHTDIVGGNRSEIKTIWVNREGVEPDTTIVPDVEIATLRELEGALGKLNGFD; encoded by the coding sequence ATGATCCATACACTTCTTTTTGATTTGGATGACACATTACTATGGGATAAAAAAAGCATTTCCGAAGCTTTGCTGGCGACATGCAATGAAGCTTGGCGGCAAGCGGGCGTTGAAAGTAACGGATTGATGGAAGCCGTGCGGGAAGTGGCACCTTCCCTTTACGAAAAGCAATCGTTTTATCCGTTAACAACCGCTCTCGGCATTAATCCGTTTGAAGGGTTATGGGGAACGTTTGATGACATCCACGACGTTCGGCTTCGGGAGATGGGGACAAACATCCGCATGTATCAATTTGAGGTTTGGACGGAAGCATTGAAAAAAGTTGGCATTGAAGATTTTTCGTTGGCGAGGGAGCTGTCCGGACGTTTCATTGAATATCGAGAAACTCTTCCCTATGTATACGAAGAAACATTTGAAGTGTTGACAAAAATGAACGTTCCTTACCAACTTGCACTCATAACCAATGGCGCGCCCAGTTTACAACTGAAAAAGTTGCAAATGACAAAAGCGCTTATTCCTCACTTTGACCGAATCGTCATCTCCGGCACGTTCGGAGTGGGAAAACCTGATCCGTCCATTTTTGACCATGCTCTCACGCAACTTGGCGCCGACCGGAATCAAACCGTCATGATCGGGGATAATTTGCATACGGACATTGTTGGCGGCAATCGCTCCGAAATCAAAACCATTTGGGTGAACCGCGAGGGTGTCGAACCCGATACTACGATTGTGCCGGACGTTGAGATCG
- a CDS encoding 2-oxoglutarate dehydrogenase E1 component: MDRNVSKADKTWETFHGPNLGYVMDMYEKYKNESDEVDSDLKEWFQTYGAPSVEPLNGHATAASTEVSASAMHKIGKAIKLADNIRTFGHILADMHPLETPGEESPLLQPEEHGLDEEDLRSMPADMLCKDAPSYVEDGYEAILHLKQMYTKTIAFEFDHVYDLEERHWLNRMVESGDIYEDLSNEKRRNLLERLTATEKFEQFLHKNFVGQKRFSVEGLDSMVPMLEEMVQHFTQEGAKHVMLGMAHRGRLSTLAHVLGKPYSLIFSEFMNAPNREVSPSEGASTLNYGWTGDVKYHLGANRKFNQASTHTTVSVANNPSHLEFVNPVVAGYARAAQEDRDKTGFPDVELNKAGAILVHGDAAFPGEGIVAETLNLSRLKGYQTGGTLHIIANNLLGFTTESHDSRSTTYSSDLAKGFEIPIIHVNADDPDACIAAVHLACEYRSRFHKDFLIDLVGYRRYGHNEMDEPAATQPQLYDTIRSHETARAIYADKLQQEGIVEEDQPKAMQEEAQEKLEKEYEKVSGRSATPGKAEPPEVIEKGLPDIDTTVDYETLKQINEELLQFPEGFTVFPKLKRILNRRETAFTEGKIDWGHAEALAFASIISDGTPIRMTGQDSERGTFNHRHLILHDAETGDNHSPMHTLSTAKASFALHNSPLSEAAVVGFEYGYNVQAPDTLVLWEAQYGDFNNAAQVIYDQFISAGRAKWGQKSGIVLLLPHGHEGAGPEHSSARLERFLSLAAENNWNVVNATNTSQYFHLLRRQAASLNMDEVRPLVLMTPKSLLRNQTIADTNEAFTDGTFSAVIEDPKTAENNDDDVETLIFCSGKISIDLHESIDENVNVDHLHIVRIEELYPYPKEDIQAVLSKYKNVKRAKWVQEEPKNMGAWGYIEPYLRETLPEKLDIEYIGRRRRSSPSEGDPNVHKHEQQRIIDKALGLKEGRN; this comes from the coding sequence ATGGACAGAAACGTTTCCAAGGCGGATAAGACTTGGGAAACATTTCACGGGCCTAACTTAGGTTACGTGATGGATATGTATGAGAAATATAAGAATGAGTCAGACGAAGTAGATTCAGACTTAAAAGAATGGTTTCAAACCTACGGAGCACCATCCGTGGAACCATTAAATGGACATGCAACGGCTGCATCGACGGAAGTATCCGCTTCTGCAATGCATAAAATAGGAAAAGCCATCAAATTGGCGGATAATATCCGTACCTTCGGCCATATTTTGGCAGACATGCACCCCCTTGAAACTCCTGGAGAGGAGTCTCCTCTTTTACAGCCCGAGGAACATGGTTTAGATGAAGAAGATCTGAGATCCATGCCTGCCGATATGCTGTGCAAAGATGCCCCAAGCTATGTAGAAGATGGATATGAAGCTATTCTACATTTAAAACAGATGTATACAAAGACCATCGCTTTTGAATTCGATCATGTATACGACTTGGAAGAACGACACTGGTTGAACCGTATGGTCGAGTCGGGAGATATTTATGAAGACTTATCGAACGAAAAACGACGGAACCTGCTTGAACGTTTAACGGCCACGGAGAAATTTGAACAGTTTTTGCATAAAAATTTTGTCGGGCAAAAACGCTTTTCCGTTGAGGGTCTTGATTCCATGGTTCCCATGCTTGAAGAGATGGTCCAGCATTTTACGCAAGAGGGCGCGAAACACGTCATGCTCGGAATGGCGCACCGCGGCCGCTTAAGCACGCTGGCACATGTGCTCGGAAAGCCATATAGCCTGATTTTTTCCGAATTTATGAATGCGCCCAACAGAGAAGTCTCTCCTTCCGAAGGTGCGTCCACGTTAAATTATGGATGGACCGGTGATGTGAAGTATCACTTAGGCGCAAATAGAAAATTTAATCAAGCATCTACCCATACAACGGTGAGCGTAGCCAACAACCCCAGCCACCTGGAATTTGTCAATCCTGTTGTTGCCGGATATGCACGCGCTGCTCAGGAAGATCGCGATAAAACCGGTTTTCCGGATGTTGAACTAAACAAAGCAGGCGCCATTCTTGTGCATGGAGATGCAGCATTCCCCGGCGAAGGCATCGTGGCTGAAACGTTGAATTTAAGCCGGTTGAAGGGATATCAAACCGGAGGGACACTCCATATCATCGCGAATAATTTACTAGGTTTCACGACTGAAAGCCACGATTCCAGATCAACAACTTACTCAAGTGACTTGGCTAAAGGATTTGAGATCCCCATTATCCATGTGAACGCCGATGATCCGGATGCGTGCATAGCAGCCGTCCATTTGGCTTGCGAGTACCGCAGCCGTTTCCATAAAGATTTTTTAATTGATTTAGTCGGTTATCGTCGTTACGGCCATAATGAGATGGATGAGCCGGCGGCTACACAGCCCCAACTGTACGATACGATTCGTTCCCACGAAACGGCAAGGGCCATCTACGCCGATAAGCTTCAACAAGAAGGGATCGTCGAAGAGGATCAACCAAAAGCCATGCAAGAGGAAGCCCAGGAAAAGTTGGAAAAAGAATATGAAAAGGTTTCCGGACGAAGCGCAACTCCCGGAAAAGCAGAACCCCCGGAAGTCATTGAAAAAGGCTTGCCCGACATTGACACCACCGTTGATTACGAGACACTTAAACAAATCAACGAAGAATTGCTGCAATTTCCGGAAGGATTCACGGTCTTTCCCAAGTTAAAACGCATTCTTAATCGAAGGGAAACAGCTTTTACCGAGGGGAAAATTGACTGGGGGCACGCAGAAGCCCTGGCTTTCGCATCCATTATTTCCGATGGCACACCGATCCGAATGACCGGTCAGGATTCGGAACGGGGAACATTTAACCATCGCCATCTCATCCTTCACGATGCAGAGACCGGGGATAACCATTCGCCTATGCATACATTATCGACGGCTAAAGCATCCTTCGCCCTTCATAATAGTCCTTTGTCGGAGGCTGCAGTCGTAGGGTTTGAGTATGGATACAACGTGCAAGCCCCGGACACTTTAGTGCTTTGGGAAGCGCAATACGGGGATTTCAACAACGCCGCCCAGGTTATCTATGACCAGTTCATATCTGCCGGAAGAGCAAAGTGGGGCCAAAAGTCAGGCATTGTGCTGTTATTGCCACATGGCCATGAAGGCGCGGGACCCGAGCATTCCAGCGCTCGTTTGGAACGCTTCTTATCTCTGGCCGCCGAAAATAACTGGAACGTCGTCAATGCCACCAACACGTCGCAGTATTTCCATTTGTTGCGTCGGCAAGCTGCTTCTTTGAACATGGATGAAGTAAGGCCGCTGGTATTGATGACACCGAAGAGCCTCCTTAGAAACCAAACGATTGCCGACACGAACGAAGCATTTACGGATGGGACATTTTCAGCCGTTATCGAAGATCCGAAAACCGCCGAGAACAATGATGACGACGTGGAAACGTTAATCTTTTGCAGTGGCAAAATTTCCATTGATCTCCATGAAAGCATCGACGAAAATGTCAATGTAGACCATTTGCATATCGTAAGAATCGAAGAATTGTATCCTTACCCGAAAGAAGACATTCAAGCGGTTCTGTCCAAATATAAAAATGTGAAACGGGCAAAATGGGTACAAGAAGAACCAAAAAACATGGGAGCCTGGGGCTACATCGAACCTTATCTTCGTGAAACGTTGCCCGAGAAACTTGA